The window TATTTTCTGTGTGTAGGATGAAGAGGTACAACAGCTATACGACCAGTCACTCTACTCTGATGATATCCCCACCTCTACAAAGCGCCCTCTTGTACAAGGGCGTGGGAGGAAAAGGGTGGCAGCCCCAGACTATGAAGAAAGAGAAGGTACCTGTTAATTTTGGTGAATGCAATTGCTCTATTGACATTTATTTCAAAATGGCAACTCAATACTGACTGAATCATTCTGTATACATTTCTAGATCTGGACTTCAAGACCCCCGTTAATGTGCGCCATCACCGGGTGTTGTCGGAGCTaaacccctcctttcccctcaaTTCCACTGTGCGAAATATCTACTCCCCCGTTGTCCGTTTCCTCACTCCTACCAAGGAAAGTAAGTATAGGCTCAAAATTGCATACTTCCacacaagcggtaccggagtgccaagtcgagGACCAAAAGTGTatttatactgctgctactagctgtttattatctatacatagtcactaccctcgcacattgactcggtacaggtaccccctgtatatagcctcgttgttatgtaattttcttgttacttttggataataataaaaaacactttagtaaatattttcttagctcgatttcttgaactgcattgttggttaagggcttgttagtaagcattttacggtaaagtacacctgttgtattcagtgcatgtgacaaaattagatttgatttattaggtaAGCATACGAGTGTGTGTTAGCTTTTGTATGCAGGTGGGATAGTCTGCCTGAAAGACCAGAGGCTAGTACATGGGTGTGCAGTTTTTCACAGCGTTCGGATAGAAATGTTTTGTGTAAAGCAGAACATACTTTCTTCGTCTTGGAGAATAGGCCATCATGATTTGGCACTTTCCTGGGTCCATTGGGTAGCCCtttttgtttacagagaaacTGCCATTTGTCAGTTTCAAATTAACAAACTACTGTATAGGCTAGCAAGGACTTGCATTGTTTATCAAACATGCATGTCATTCTGTGATTCTTGAGGCAAGAGTGGATGAGGTCAGCACAGTAACCTCTTAATTGGTCTAGTCATATACCAGGGTCATATACCTATTCATTTTAATCAAGGCAGTTTTTTCCTATTCAGATGTGAGAACCCCCAGCAGTGGTGATGTGATGAGcccagagcagtgtgtgtttggCTATGGTTCCATTAGCCTTCTCGCTGGAGATGAGGACTGCAATGACACTTTCAGCCCGTGAGTTATGCCATTTTTATATTGTGTTCTTGGTGCTGTGGAATACAATtatagggatgcacaatatatcggtgaGCATATCGGAATCGGCTGACATTAGCTTAAAAATGACagaaaccgatgtcaaagctgatgtGAATAACATAGGTAGATGACATAATGACGCCATGAAGAATACAGCGAtacacagaacaaaagcagaaaaatagTAAGTGCACACTTCCAACAACTTATTAAGTTCAggttgagcagtcatttgaaagagtaagaatatttcagcgagacaactcaggAAAAATCCATTAACGGCGAAATAATGGAATTCATTATgctacttgctatgggcgtcacGACTGACATTTtgaccagcgatgtcagccccatgagcatgctgagtctgacagcacagtagGTCGACGAGGATTACGTACTGAGGCAAGCCATATTccatgctcaagaatgtgctaGTTCTCTTACCGCTGacgccatttcaatggcatttgagaacatgtttgaaacttggaaacatgaacacactcctatCACCAATCGCACTGACTTGAGAAATCAGCTAATTAACTGTGTCTGCAGAAGACGTGAtgccctctgtcatggcattgaaacgcctgctcaacaaaactgccgacaCAGACCGTGGGGTTAAAACTTACAAAAGTACTGAAGGatgtgaacaagcgattcggtggtattctctctgagcctttttactgtgttgccaccatgctcgatgctaagtacaaggaccgctactttgaCGCAGACAAGAAGCAgagtttacgtgaaatgttacatacacaactggacaagatggaaatggacacagtgacggtgcgcaccgaggaagagaggccataGACAgacagctgaaacttcactgcttgacatgtatgatgaaatcctggttgagaatgaaacgactgaacaaatgaacaatgaaacagcaagtaagtgaaagaaataggttttgattgttTTACTGGTAATTGGGGACATTTAGTAAATGGCaataaaataactttttggtgtgtgtgtgacctttattttaactaggcaagacagttaagaacaaattattatttacaatgactgccttcccgggccaaacctggacgacgctgggccaattgtgcgccgccctatgggactcccaatcacggccggatgtgatatagcctggattcgaaccagggactgtagtgacgcctcttgcactgagatgcagtgccttagaccactgcgtccatgtgtgtgttaactatttaactgtactcgagtgcttaaaaggccgctaaaattGAAAATATTGGTTATCTGTATCAGAAAAAAATATTGGTGCATCCCTTCTGCACGCCATAACATATATTATTAAATCCAATGTCTACTTATTGAGTTGAATCACCTATGGGGTTATATTAAAATGCAGGATCAAGGAGTTACCAACAAACCACCAAAATGGTATCAAATAACTTACAAGTTAGCTGGCCAGCCTGATCGACTTAATAGTTCCTGCTTTGTGATGCACCTCTGAAATAATCCACTGCCTAGAATCGCTTTCCCATTGTCCGTGGTTCTGGAGGACTCACTCCCTTGTTCTGAAAGTAATTTGAATCTGTTGCATTGTTGTCTTTAGCTTCTCTTTCATGAAGAACATTCCATCCAAGTGCCAGCAATCCAAACCCTGCATAAGAGACATTCCACCTAAGACGAGGAGTACTCCCCAAGCTACGCTAGTTTTAGATCTGGTGAGTGTTGGGTTTAACTTTTTGAGTTCAGTGACTAAACAAAGCATTTACCTGATTTTATATGAATATTTATTTTATGTGTTAAATCAAACACTGTGGTACCAATTGTTTGGAATTATTTCTGTGTTCTAGGATGAAACACTCATGTACAGCTCTCTGAATGTGATTGAGGATGCAGAGTATACCTTCCGCACATGTTTCCAGGACAATCCGTACAAGGTGAGTGCATCAACCAGTTCCTTCTAGACTTGTAATGACTGGTGTTGagtttatttaaaaacattttttagataGAATGAATGCCTGTTTTATAATGACATTAACAGAGAGGATTGTAATATCTTCTCTTAACTCAATAGGTCTACGTGATTCTACGACCACATGTGAAAGAATTTCTAGAAGCCATGACAAAACATTTTGAGGTATGCTCCTAGGCTTGATTGCTAAGTTCttatgtgttatatatatatatattcttgttGCAACATACTGAACTTTTCAGCCATTgtgggggttctactaagctacagcatattcggaaagtattcagacccattgacctttttccacattttgttacgtttttagagtttttttgcaaatgttttaaaaaacataccttatgtaaataagtattcaaaacATTTGGTGTGAGATTTGAAATTGacctccggtgcatcctgtttccattgatcatccttacgATGTAAATACAatgtgattggagtccacctgtggtaaattcaattgattggaaatgctttggaaaggcacacacctgtctataaagtcccacagttgaccgtgcatgtcagagcaaaaaccaagccatgcggtCGAAGGagttgtcagtagagctccgagacgaGATGCAATTTTGCAGCATTTTAAGGTCACCGttgcctccattcttaaatgaaaaTAGGTTTTGGTAGTTCCAACTCGATCGGGGgggaaggaccttggtcagggaggtgaccaagaacccgatggtcgctctaacagagctcaagagttcctctgtcgagatgggagaaccttccagaaggacaaccaatcaggcctttatggtagagtggccagatggaagccactcctcagtaaatggcacatgacagcctgcttggactttgccgaaaggcacctaaaggattcagaccatgagaaaaaagattctctggtctaatgaaaccaagattgaactctttggcctgaatgccaagcgtcatgtctggaggaaaccttgcaccagcCCTTTCGGTGAAgaatggtgttggcagcatcatgctgtggggatgtttttcagcagcagggactggaagactagtcaggatcaaggaaaagCTGAACAGAGCAATGTACAGGGAGATcgttgatgagaacctgctccagagtgctcaggaagTCATACtggagcaaaggttcaccttccaacaggacaacgaccctaagcacacagccagtacaatgcaggagtggctttgggtaaATTCTCGGAATgtcctctggagagacctgaaaatagctgtgcagcaatgctccccatccaacctgacatagcttgagagggtctgcagaagaaaatgggagaaactccccaaatacaggtgtgccaagcttgtagtcatacccaagaagactcaagactgtaatcattgccaacggtgcttcaacaaagtactgagtaaagggtctgagtacttatgtaaatgtgatatctgtttatgtgtatatatatatatatgaaaaacctgtttttacttgtcactattgggtattgtgtagattgataaggggggagacaatataatcaattttaaaatgtggagaaagtcgaggcgtctgaatactttctgaacaccatcgtgttcgtgagagtcgtctttccatagaggggtcataatagtttgtaggccaaactgtttggatgctacagacgattttgtgaggTGACCAATtatcgggatgtctcatggtctggcaaacaccactgtagctctgtcacctttcaccacagatgtgtTGGATTGAGATGCATTCaatgtaacaaaaaaaaacatctggtttaaactgatggatttgtatagggatttttgtattatgctaattcatTTTTGCAGGGGCATGGACCAACTCAAGGGGGTTAAGGACATTTAATTAAATATatcaaatgtgtttgttttcagATGTTTGTTTATACATCTGCGAAGAAAGAATATGCAGAGAAAATCCTGGACATCTTGGACCCAAAGAGAAGGCTTTTTCGGTATGAGAAGTTAACATTGTAacttgtgttgctgtctgttattTTAGCCATACTTGTTTTGCTGTATTGTTTTAGAGATATTGCAGCTGCAGAGTTTTGTTTACCAGAGACGGGCTGACAATATCATCTGATTTTGAATGATTTGAGGACCATATTTCAGTTGATATTTGGATGTACTTGAAATGTGCAttaatctcttttttttttttttttttaaatgtttttttatagaCACCGTTTGTATCAACAGAACTGTACCTGTGTTCTGGGGCACTATGTCAAGGACTTGGGTGTACTTGAGAGGGACCTTGCTAAGACAGTGGTTTTGGACAACGCTCCACACACGTACCCCTACCATGTACATTTGCTGTGATGTTGTTGTTCACTTAGTTAtacaattattatatatattttttttgatgCAGAGTGGTTTTAAGTTTATTAACTTCCTACTTTATTTCTGTAGCTGATGAATGTGCTTCCCATCAAAAGCTGGTCTGGAAATGACGATGACAAAGAACTTCAGAAGCTCATCCCGTGTCTTGTGAGACTGTCAGGAGCAGTAAGTTGACAATGATTTGGTATCCCACCTCACAGGGCATTAGTATTTTTATTTTGGGTATTGTCTTTTTAAAGAAATCTTTACATTTCCATAATTTGCTAcctatactgaacaacaatattaacccaacatgtaaagtgttggtctcatgtttcatgaaataatacattttccatatgcacaaaaagcttatttctctcaaatgttgtgcacaagattgtttacatccctgttagtgagcatttctcattttgaTAGGATAATCCATCTAccggacaggtgtggcatatcaagaagctgattaaacagcatgatcattacacaggtgcaccttgtgctggggacaataaaaggccactctaaaatgtgcaattttgtcacaacacaatgccacagatgtctcaagttttgaaggagcgtgcaattggcatgctgactgcatgaatgtccaccagagctgttgccatagaattgaatgttcattgctctaccataagccgtctccAACGTATTTTGAGAGAATATGGTATTAAGTCCAACcgcaaaccacgtgtaaccaggccagccccGGATCTCCATTTGGCTTCTTCAGCTGTgcgattgtctgagaccagccacctggacagttgAAGAAATATTCCTAATTTTCAGTCtgttgtgggggaaaactcattctgattgactgAGCCTATGCCcatccatggctgcacccctgcccagtcatgtaaaatccatagattagggcctaatgaatatatttcaattgaatgatttctATGTATAAACTCAGTAGGATTGTTGAAATCGTTTCATGTTCCATTTATTTATGTTCAGTATACTTGTCAAACTGGATTTAATCCTAGAAGACCAAACAAACGTCACATGCTACAGAGCTCTAATTCGGGAAGTGGGTATACAATGGGATCCTTGTGAAAAACATGTTCCCTTGGGTGTAGAGAAAGCAGAGGAACAAACCTTGAGTCaattgctcccaggcagactaaatcacttttttgcccgctttgaggacaatgcagtgccactgacacggcctgcaacggaaacatgcggtctctccttcactgcagccgaagtgagtaagacatttaaacgtgttaaccctcgcaaggctgcaggcccagacggcatccccagccgcgccctcagagcatgcgcagaccagctggccggtgtgtttacggacatattcaatcaatccctataccagtctgctgttcccacatgcttcaagagggccaccattgttcctgttcccaagaaagctaaggtaactgagctaaacgactaccgcccgtagcactcacatccgtcatcatgaagtgctttgagagactagtcaaggaccatatcacctccaccctacctgacacccttgacccactccaatttgcttaccgcccaaataggtccacagacgatgcaatctcaaccacactgcacactgccctaacccatctggacaagaggaatacctatgtgagaatgctgttcatcgactacagctcggcattcaacaccatagtaccctccaagctcgtcatcaagctcgagaccctgggtctcgaccccgccctgtgcaactgggtactggacttcctgacgggccgcccccaggtggtgagggtaggcaacaacatctcctccccgctgatcctcaacactggggccccacaagggtgcgttctgagccctctcctgtactccctgttcacccacgactgcgtggccatgcacgcctccaactcaatcatcaagtttgcggacgacacaacagtggtaggcttgattaccaacaacgatgagacggcctacagggaggaggtgagggccctcggagtgtggtgtcaggaaaataacctcacactcaacgtcaacaaaactaaggagatgattgtggacttcaggaaacagcagagggaacacccccccatccacatcgatggaacagtagtggagagggtagcaagttttaagttcctcggcatacacatcacagacaaactgaattggtccactcacacagacagcatcgtgaggaaggcgcagcagcgcctcttcaacctcaggaggctgaagaaattcggcttgtcaccaaaagcactcacaaacttctacagatgcacaatcgagagcatcctggcgggctgtatcaccgcctggtatggcaactgcaccgccctcaaccgtaaggctctccagagggtagtgaggtctgcacaacgcatcaccgggggcaaactacctgccctccaggacacctacaccacccgatgctacaggaaggccataaagatcatcaaggacatcaaccacccgagccactgcctgttcaccccgctgccatccagaaggcgaggtcagtacaggtgcatcaaagctgggaccgagagactgaaaaacagcttctatctcaaggccatcagactgttaaacagccaccactaacattgagtggctactgccaacacactgtcaatgacactgactctactccagccactttaatcatgggaattgatgggaaatgatgtaaatatatcactagccactttaaacaatgctaccttatataatgttacttaccctacattgttcatctcatatgcatacgttgatactgtactctatatcatcgactgcatccttatgtaatacatgtatcacttgccactttaactatgccacttggtttacatacttatctcatatgtatatactgtactcgatatcatctactgtatcttgcctatgctgctctgtaccatcactcattcatatatccttatgtacatattctttatccccttacactgtgtatgacagtagttttttttggaattgttagttagattacttgctcgttattactgcattgtcggaactagaagcacaagcatttcgctacactcgcattaacatctgctaaccatgtgtatgtgacaaataaaatttgatttgatttgaatctctAAACACTTAGCCAGTCTTCTACAAAATACCACAAGTCAAACTTGTCTTGTGTATGGAAATGTCATTCAAGACCACTTGTATTCCACAAGAAACATCACCAGCAATTGACCTACCAAAGAAATAGTTGATGTTTACTAATTTGAAATCACAATTTTTCTGTAGGATGATTTCCGGGAAGTACTGAAGAGGAGGACGGACCACTTTCACAGATTGCTCTCTGAGGATTGAGAAAAGGCTTCTGATCATCCTTATCCTGGAATGTGTTTAATTGTGAACATGAACTGGATCTTTGTGTACTATCCTAGCCCTTCTGTATTATCCCTGAATGACCAGTAGGTTACTGATGTAGTTTGTTAATTTCAAACATGTACAGTTGGGATACGTTTCCACACAATATCACTTGGCAGAGCAAAACATTCCTAATagttcaaaaaaacaaaaacacttgaAATAGCAACTTCAAATGTTTATTAGCATACTTAATCATGCTAATTTATTGACAAAATAGCTTTTTAAAAGTGATCCACATATTGTCACTAAAATAATCAGAGTTATGTATCACTTCAACAAAAGCCAGAGCAGTTTCTGTAACAAACAATTTAAACCATAATGgtatttttcagcttttatttgagAAATGTCATGATTTAGTCTTCTGTTTGGATAATTCTGGGGATTTTTACGTGCATATCGTCTCCCTTTGAATGCCTTTTTTAGTAGGCCTACACTGCAGAAATGTCACGCATCTTACTCCCAACCTATTACGTTCATGGTTAGcctatttgattttttttttgggtACTAATCTGTGAAATGTATATTTATATGGAATTCTGACATTGTATTGACCTAGAAATATTAATTTTAAGAACTAACTTGTCAAACTTGAACATATCCCCATCCCTCCTTTCAACGGATGGTCTTGCCAAAGCTACTGTGAAATTCTACTCCGTTCCCCCACACCCACATGCGGTTAGAACCCAAAGACGGCTATTGTTGGTTTCCCTATTCTCTTACCTTAAGTTTCACCATACTAAACAAATCGGTCGCTCAGTGGTTGGCACATGGTCACTTTTCTGTCGACACAAAGGTCTGGGTAGGTTCATTTCAGAATGTCTTGGAAAACTACATGCTtgcaaataaaaataaagttGAAGTAACTGATTTGTTTTTAAATCTGAGTGGAGCGGTGTGCATTCCagaatgtttttatttgattgatCACCTGCTAGTGACTTTCTATTAAGATTGAAGTAAGATTTGTTTTCGATCTGGACACAAGAGCCCCCAAACCCCTGGTGTATAGGCTACGCTTTTGATGTATTTGCTCCATATGGTCTGTGTGACATGGCACGGAGAaaagtatgtgtatgtatgtgcggcATCGCGATCCTATGACAGTCTATGGTGGGCGGTGGCTGAACCTTACTATTTTTTTCTTGAAATTTGATTGAGAAGTTCATTGTGCCGTAAGACAAAAGTTGGGGGAAGGAATACATTTAAACAAACGTAATTCTGCATCCCTCGAAAGTATAACATTTTTTTCTTAGCATAATTTAATATAACAATACGTGTGGGTGGCACATTCGCTGTACATTATCTGTTGTATGGATATTTGGACTGCTCTGTACTATTTATAAACTAAACATTGAGTAGTGGTCAATCAGACAAATGAGGCTGTCTTTTATATTGCTCCTCTTGTCATTTGAAACGGAAGTTAGATTTATGTACTATTGATCAATAGACCACTTCAAGTATCCTTGTAAATAAAGAAAATCACTAGTCTCCTAATGATTGCAATTGTCATCAATTCACATGCAAATGAACGGCAAATGCACATTTCTTCTTACATACAACTTCTGTATGGGTTCAATTCGATGCCTGTTTACCCACTTTTCAAAATGCATAACGGTTATTATAGTTTACGTAGTAAATCTGTATTTTGTTTGGCTAATGTACCCTACTCGTGACTTGTTTGGTTTATTACATGTCTCAGAGATTCCAAATGTAATCCGCTGGGCCTAGTTTCAAAAATTATCAATCTGGATTTGCCTGTTAGGATTAAATGCACATActgtaaatagaatgaatagaacaggagTCTTCATTCAAGTCAGTGAGTTCGTTCTAtttattatacactgctcaaaaaaataaagggaacactaaaataacatcctagatctgaatgaatgaaatattcttattaaatacttttttctttacatagttgaatgtgctgacaacaaaatcacacaaattatcaatggaaatcaaattcatCAAtcaatggaggtctggatttggagtcactcaaaattaaagtggaaaaccacactacaggctgatccaactttgatataatgtccttaaaacaaggtaaaatgaggctcagtagtgtgtgtggcctccacgtgcctgtatgacctccttacaacgcctgggcatgctcctgatgaggtggcggatggtctcctgagggatctcttcacagacctggactaaagcatccgccaactcctgtacagtctgtggtggatggagtgagacatgatgtcccagatgtgctcaattggattcaggtctggggaacgggcaggccagtccatagcatcaatgccttcctcttgcaggaactgctgacacactccagccacatgaggtctagcattgtcttgcatttaggaggaacccagggctaaccgcaccagcatatggtctcacaaggggtctgaggatctcatctctgtacctaatggcagtcaggctacctctggcgagcacatggagggctgtgcggccccccaaagaaatgccaccccacaccatgacccaccgccaaaccggtcatgctggaggatgttgcagggcagcagaatgttctccaaggcatctccagactgtcacgtctgtcacgtgctcagtgtgaacctgctttcatctgtgaagagcacagggcgccagtggcaaatttgccaatcttggtgttctctggcaaatgccaaacgtcctgcacggtgttgggctgtaagcacaacccccacctgtggacgtcgggggctcataccaccctcatggagtcagTTTCTGagcgtttgagcagacacatgcacatttgtggcctgctggaggtcattttgcagggctctggcagtgctcctcctgctcctccttgcacaaaggtggatgtagtggtcctgctgctgggttgttgccctcctacggtctcctccacgtctcctgatgtactggcctgtctcctggtagcgcctccatgctctggacactatgctgacagacacagcaaaccttcttgccacagctcgcattgatgtgtcatcctggatgagctgcactacctgagccacttgtgtgggttgtatcCTCCGTCTCATGCcgccactagagtgaaagcaccgccagcattcaaaagtgaccaaaacatcagccaggaagcataggaactgagaagtggtctgtggtccccacctgcagaaccactcctttattgggggtgtcttgctaattgcctataatttccacctgttgtctattccatttgcacaacagcatgtgaaatttattgtcaatcagtgttgcttcctaagtggacagtttgatttcacagaagtgtgattgacttggagttacattgtgtttaagtgttccctttatttttttgagcagtgtatttgtatGCTTTCAATCCTAGCCAATAGGTCAAATACCCATCATTTTGGAAAAATGGCCCAGATGTTCATAATGCAGAATGACGTGAATGGAGCAGACCATTTTAACCttgacatttgttttgttttttacattttaattcaactaagaacaaattcttattcacaatgatggcctaccaaaaagCCTCCTGTGGGGTCAGAGGGTtgggattaaaaataataaaatgtaaaaaaatataggaAAAAAACACATCACGACCAGAGagacaacaccacataaagagagacttataaaacaacaacatagcaaggcagcaacacatgacaacacagtatggtagcaacactacatgacaacatggtagcagcacaaaacatgacacaaacattattgggcacagacaacaacacaaagggcaagaaggtagaaacaataatacatcacgcaaagcagccacagctgtcagcaagtgtccatgattgagtatttgaatgcagagattgagataaaactatccagtttgagtgtttgttatagctcgttccagtcgctagctgcagcaaactgaacagaagagcgacccagggatgtgtgtgctttggggacctttaacagaatgtgactggcagaacagaacactcgggctcccgagtggcgcagcagtctaaggcactgcatctcagtgctagaggcatcattaCAGATACCCagatttgaatccaggctgtatcgtgattgggagtcccatagggcggcacacaattggcccagcgtcgtccgggtttggccagtgtaggccgtcattgtaaataagaatttgctcttaactgacttgcctagttaaataaaggttatgttttttttaaatgggtgttgtatgtggagaatgagggctgcagtagatatctcagataggggggagtgg is drawn from Oncorhynchus tshawytscha isolate Ot180627B linkage group LG05, Otsh_v2.0, whole genome shotgun sequence and contains these coding sequences:
- the LOC112250752 gene encoding CTD small phosphatase-like protein 3; amino-acid sequence: MKMRLRSRSIADPSSARFNGRRNSKREARNVTQKDEEVQQLYDQSLYSDDIPTSTKRPLVQGRGRKRVAAPDYEEREDLDFKTPVNVRHHRVLSELNPSFPLNSTVRNIYSPVVRFLTPTKENVRTPSSGDVMSPEQCVFGYGSISLLAGDEDCNDTFSPFSFMKNIPSKCQQSKPCIRDIPPKTRSTPQATLVLDLDETLMYSSLNVIEDAEYTFRTCFQDNPYKVYVILRPHVKEFLEAMTKHFEMFVYTSAKKEYAEKILDILDPKRRLFRHRLYQQNCTCVLGHYVKDLGVLERDLAKTVVLDNAPHTYPYHLMNVLPIKSWSGNDDDKELQKLIPCLVRLSGADDFREVLKRRTDHFHRLLSED